TCGCAAGGCGAACCGTTCAGAAATATCGTGATGAACTGGGCATTCCAACATCACGTGAAAGGTCTAAGGCAAAATCTATTTAACCCTACAGGTTCCGCAGTCACGTTGGCATTTCCCCGATACCATCGTGAAACCAAGGGGAACGTTGTTAGGAGGCAATCGTAAAAAAATGAAAGTAACCTACTCAGGACATAATTTAAAAATTACCGATGATATTCACGCGTATATCCTCAACCGTGCCGATAAAATTGAGTCGCGTTTTAACGGGATGCAAGAACTAAATGTCGTTCTCAAATCTGAAAAACACCGGTTTGATGCCGAGATGATAGTGACAGCACCCCGCGTGTCATTCTATGCAAAAAGTGAGACGCATGAGATCCTCTCTGCGCTGGATACTGTTACGGATAAAATCCTCAGCCAGATCCGACGTTACAGGGATCGAGTGAAAGACCGCCGAAATATTGCACCCCATCGAGAGGTAGTGGCACGACTCAATCCGGAAGAGGTGGACGCATCACCGGAAGTTGAAGGAATTGATACCCCTGTCGTTGTGTCAACACAGGATAAATTCGCATCCAAACCCCTGACGCTCGCGGAAGCCACAACGGAACTTGAAGCCACGAATTCCGGATTTCTTCTGTTTTTAAATGCCGAAACGCGACAGGTAAATCTAATTTATGAAATGGAAACCAAGGGGACTTATGGATGGGTAGAACCCCTCTTCACCTAAATGCCATAAATGGCAGCCTGCAACAATACGCATAAATACCCCGCTGAATGCCACACGCGCATTCAGCGTTGATTCGCAAAAACACGCAGGCGGATATGATCGAGAACTGTCAAGGCACGAGCATCGTCCTTTAACCGCAAGGAAAATTAAAAGAATGGCAAATCTTCCGAAAATCTACGCCCCTCACGAAATTGAGGGGAAATGGTACCAACTTTGGCAGAAAAACGGCTACTTTCACGCCGAGTCAACCTCTGACAAACCGCCTTACGCCATCGTTATACCCCCACCGAATATCACTGGCAGTTTACACATCGGGCACGCCCTTGACAATACACTCCAGGATTGCCTCATCCGATGGCGACGCATGCAAGGCTATAACGCCCTCTGGATGCCCGGAACCGACCACGCCGGTATTGTCACCGAACTTATTATGGAGCGACAACTCGCCGAAGAAGGCACCAGCAGAACCGAACTCGGACGTGAAAAATTCATCGAACGTATGTGGCAGTGGAAAGATGAATCCGCCGGGTATATCGTTTCGCAGCTCCAGAAACTCGGGTGCTCCTGTGATTGGGAACGCGAGCGTTTTACACTCGATGAAGGTCTGTCGAAAGCCGTTCGCACTGCCTTTGTTAAACTCTACGATCAAGGACTCATCTATCGCGATACCTACATGGCGAATTGGTGCCCACACTGTAACACCGTTATCAGTAATCTTGAAGTTGAACCCATTGAGATAGATGGCCACTTTTATCATATCCGCTATCCGGTTAAGGACAGTGAGATCGTACTCGAAATTGCCACAACCCGTCCAGAAACGATGTTGGGCGACACCGCTGTTGCTGTGCACTCTGAAGATGAACGGTATCAACATTTGATTGGAAAAACAGCACTCCTACCGCTCTGCGATAGAGAAATTCCGATAATCGCTGATGCGTATGTGGATACAGAATTCGGGACAGGTGCCTTGAAGGTGACACCCGCGCACGATACGAATGACTATGAAATTGGTTTGCGACACAACCTCAAGCAGCTCACAATTTTCACACCGGATGCATGTATAAACGAAAACGCCCCCGAAAAATACGTCGGCTTGTCCCGATGGGAGTGCCGCGAACGGGTCGTTGAGGATCTGCAGAACTCGGGGGCTCTCGTCAAAATTGTCCCACATCGGCACGCCGTTGGACATCATGACCGATGTGGCACCGTTGTTGAACCTGCTATATCACCGCAATGGTTTATGAATGTGCGTCCACTTGCCCAGCGCGCTATAGAAGCAACCAAAAAAGGGGAGATCCAATTTATCCCAGAACGCGAAACCACTCGCTTCTATCATTGGATGGAGAACATCGAACCCTGGCCCATCTCACGTCAACGCTGGTGGGGACATCGCCTCCCAATATGGGATTGTAACGCATGCGGTGCCGTCACCGCTGCGCTGGAAACCCCGCAGCAGTGCGAAGCATGTGGTGCCTCCGACTTTCGGCAAGAAGAGGACGTGCTGGACACATGGTTCAGCTCCGGGTTGTGGCCCTTCTCTACTATGGGATGGCCAGAAAATACGGAAGAACTGAAGACTTTTTACCCGACGTCCGTCCTTGTAACCGGCTGGGATATCCTCTTCTTCTGGGTCGCAAGAATGATTATGCTCGGATTAGGATGTATGAACGAGGTCCCGTTCCGCACGGTTTATCTGCATGGACTTGTTGCCGATGAAAAGGGACAGAAGATGAGCAAATCCAAGGGAAATAGCATTGACCCCTTAGAGACAATTGAGACCTATGGAACGGATGCATTCCGCTTTGCGCTCGTCAATACAAGCACCCCAATCCCTTATGTCCCGCTTCCAGAATCGCAGATCGAGGCAGGTAAGCGATTTGCGAACAAAATTTGGAACGCAGCCCGGTTCATTCTGATGAACTTAGAGAAGCATCCTGTGCCCGCAAAAATGGATGACGTAGCGGCTGAATCCTCCAGCACCTACAAACAGGAAACATTAGAAATCGCTTGGATACAGAGCCGTCTGAGTCATACCATCGCAGCAACAACCGAGGCTTTTGAGGACTTTCGTTTTTATGAAGCCACACAAATACTCTATGCCTTCCTTTGGCATGAATTCTGCGATTGGTACTTGGAATTTGCCAAACAACGCATCTCACAAAATCAACCAGAGGCACTTTGGGTAGCAGCAGATGTCCTGGAACAGACAATGCGTCTCCTACACCCTGTGATGCCTTTCTTGACCGAGGAGATTTGGCAACAACTCCCGCACGGTGGAGGCAAAAACGGATCCGCCGAAAAAGGTTCGATAACAGTTGCCGCATGGCCAGAACCAATAGGCGAAGATCCGACGGCAGAAACCACCATGGCGACACTCATGGAAGTTATCGAAAGGGTCCGAAGTATCCGAGGCGAGTTAAATGTTCCCCTCGGCGCATCCGTAGAGGTTCATATCCAATCGCCAAATGCTGAAACCCGTGAGCGACTTGAAGCATACTTGGCACAATATCTGCCAGCCTTCACACGCGTAGCAGACATAACAATCGCCGAATCGTTGTCCAAACCCCCGGCTTCGGCGGAAGCCGTTATCGGTGAGCTTGCTATCTACATCCCGCTTGCCGATATAATCGATCTGGATGCCGAGCATGCCAGGCTGAGTAAGCGGCATCAACAGATCCTTAAAGATGTCGCAGCAGCGCAGAAGACTTTAGATAATCCGAATTTCATTCAGCGTGCCCCTGAAAGGGTTGTTAAACAAAAGGAAGAGTTACTTGCACGACTGGAAGTAGAGAAAGAGAAATTGGCGCGAAGTCTCGCTATGCTCACTGAGTCGGAAAAGGAAGCGTAAAAAAGTTAGAATGGACGCAATGGTCGGGTGATTCTCTACAGTCCATGTGCTGTTGTCGAGGTGTTTCCCTCGCTGGCGAAGGGGCTGTGTCTGTCCTATGGAACAAATTGCATAGCCCGTAATGAAATGGAAGGGTTTTTGCTTGGGAGTTTCTTCAGATTTGAGAGAGGCACGTTAAAGTCCAAACCCCCGTTATTTAACCGCAAGGAATAATTAAAATATGGGAATTGAAAATAATGACAACTGCTTCGTTTGTGGTATGAAAAATCCATATGGCTTTCAGGTAAAACCTGAAATCAAGAATGGAGGCGAATTCGTCTATATTGGATGTACGCCCCCCGAGCATTTACAAGGGTGGGCAAACATTCTACACGGGGGTATCCTCAGCACCCTATTAGATGAAGCGATTACACACGTCGGGATAGGGACTTTCGATCAAGCCGCAGTAACAGCGCAGCTCGAAATCCGTTTTCGCAATCCGGCACCGACCCGTGTGAAACTCCATGTAAACGCAGAGCGTATTAAGATTTCAAAAAGGTTAGTTGAAGCAAAAGCGGAAGTCACGCTTAGCGATGGCACCCTTATCGCTACTGGCAGGGGTAAGGTAATGCCGGTCAATGAGAGTTTCGCTCCTAAGATATCGGTTCAATAATTTAAAAAATGGAAAATCCAAAATCTGCGGTAAATCCAGAGCGGAATTCAAGTTGGGACACCGATGTGCTCATCATCGGTAGTGGTGCCGCTGGATTACGCGCCGCTCTCGCTGCGAGCGAACACACGAATGTGACCTTAATCACCAAAACCACGCTGACAGAGAGCAACACACACTATGCCCAAGGTGGCATCGCAGTTGCCATGAACCTCGATGACACGATTGCCTTGCACATAAAGGATACCTGTGCAGCTGGAGCCGGACTCTGTGATGCCAAAGCCGTTGAGATGATGGTATCCGAAGGCATTCCACGGGTCGCTGAACTCCTTGACTGGGGGGCGAACTTTGATTGGGAAGGCACACTGCCCCGCTTTACACAGGAAGCCGCACATAGCCGTCGCCGTATCGTTCACAAAGGCGACGCAACCGGACGTGAAACAACGGATGTTCTCATCCAGCGTGTGCTTAACACCGAAAAAATCCATGTCTTACAAAATACATTTGCCATTGATCTCCTGACGGATGCGGAGACTCCCCAAGAGTTTCAGGAAGCCGCTACATGCTACGGCGTTACCGCGATTGTAGATGAACACGTAACTGCTATTCGCGCCAAATCCACGATTCTCGCAACAGGGGGACTTGGACGCATCTACCCGTGTACCTCCAACCCAAAAGTAGCAACAGGTGATGGGTTTGCTGCAGCGTGGCGCGCTGGATGCGAAATGGTTGATATGGAATTCGTCCAGTTTCACCCAACAACACTCTATTTGGATGGTGCCCCCAACTTTTTAATCTCAGAAGCTGTTCGGGGTGAAGGCGGTCAACTCATCAACATTCGGGGTGAACGGTTTATGGAGAGATACCACGAGAAAGGTGAACTCGCGCCCCGCGATGTCGTCAGTCGTGCTATCCAGATAGAAATGGAATTAACCGGATTTCCATGCGTCTATCTCGACATTACACATAAGCCTGCCGAGTTTATCCATGAACGCTTCCCCACGATCTCTGAAACCACCAAACACTATGGATTGGACATCAACATCGACTTAATTCCGGTGCGTCCCGGTGCCCATTTTATGATGGGCGGCATCCGCACGAACACCGATACACAAACGAACCTCAAAGGACTCTACGCCTGTGGCGAAGTTGCCTGCACGGGTGTCCACGGCGCGAACCGTCTGGCGAGCAATTCGCTGCTGGAGTGCCTCGTCTACGGCGCGCGCGCTGGCACAAACGCTGCAGCATTCGCAGCATCGCAGCCTTCTCACTCACCAGATGTATCACATGCCGGTAATACAGAGACATCTCAAACGCCAGATTTAGATTTTATAGAGGTGGTAAAGGATGCAATCCGCGAGACCCTCTGGGAAAATGTGAGTATTGAACGAAACGGCGAGGGTTTAAGACAAACCCTCGCCGAATTGAAAGACTTAACCACAAATTTAGGAAACGTGCCGGCAACACCAGCACCAAATGATATAGCACTCGTTGAAGCCGTCAATATGCTCAATGTCGCCTTGATGATAACGGAATCAGCACTCGCGCGAACCGAAAGCCGCGGCGCACACTACCGCGCTGATTTTCCGACGCAAGACGATAGCGATTGGCACCGCCGAATTCTTATCAAAAACAATAACCCACCAGAAGTGATCTCCTTAGAATAGCAGTCAGCCGACGGTTAACTGCTAACTGACTACTGACAACTATCTCCCTAAAGACCTTTTTGGACGATCCCTGTTACCGAATTCACAGCTGGCGGTTCGCTTGCCTTCTTATAAATTTCTATATAGTGATCGTAACTGTCAATCACCTTCTTGATATGAAGTCGGGTTTCTCGAATAGTAATCTTCTCGACAAACTCATCGATGTCTGCGATATTTTTCGATGCCACCCACCGCTTCATCCGTCCAGGACCGCCATTATACGCGCCAGTCACCAGCATCATGTTGTCATTGAACAGTGAATTAAGATATCCGATATACTTCGTCCCCATCTGAATATTCACATCGGGCTGTTTGAGCATTGAGGTTCGGAAGCGACGGATTTTGAGCTGCTGGGCGAGTTCTCTTCCGGTCGGGGGCATAATCTGCATCAATCCGATCGCGCCTGCCCAACTCACCGCCGCCGCGTTGTATCGACTTTCCTCCAAAATCATAGCCGCAATTAAGAAGGTATCCACGTTATACAATTTGGCATATTTCTCAACAGTCTTAGCATAGTAGCGCGGATAGAGTTTCTGGTGCAGTTTCTCTAAATCCTCTCGCGTCGCATTTTCAAAAGCCGGACTCTCAAGAGACCGTTCAGTCACCTTCCGGGCTTTATCGTACATCGCGAGACCTTCATAACAGGTAACCAGATTATAAAAACACTCGCGTTCAGGGAGCGAAGTTGTGTTGATGTGCTCGTCTAACTGCGTAATCGCATCTTCATAAAGCCTCAGTTCCATCAACAACAGCACCTGTTCTGGAGATGCCTGACGCACGGGTAATTCCGCATCTTGAACGGCTTTCGGTTCCAACTCGGACATAGCCACACCTAAAATCGCTTTTGCTCGTGCCGAGTAGTACCAATACTTTGCTTCTGCTACTTCTTTATACAACTTCCGCGCCAGTGCGGGCTTGTTCTGGCGTTCACGTATCTTTGCCATCCAAAAGTGCGCACCCATCGCATAACGATTTCCAGGGAAATTCTCTTTCAGACCCTCGAAAGCGTTGTAACTCTCTTCATAGCGGCGTTCATCAAAGCGCTGCCACCCGGTTCGCCACGCTGCAACATCAGCGTAAGGACTTTTCGGGGCAACCTTAATTAAGCGGGCATACGCCTCAAGTGCTAACTCCAATTTTCCCTGTTTTTCGCGGAGTTGCGCGATATCATACAATGCGTTGTCTACCCACTCACTCCATGCATAGGACTTCACAAAACTTTCAAGCTTGCTGATGGCGGTTCTAATATGCCCCTTCCGACGATAACACTGGGCTATTTGATACGTCGCGCGCGTGAGATACCTGTTTTTATCACCGAGTGCAATAACGCCATTGAACTTCTTAATTGCTGTATTGTACCACTTCCGCCCCTGATAACTGCGTCCGATGAGGTAGAGCGCATGCGCTCGTAGATTCATATCCACAGTCTTAGGAATTAATTCCAAGTCCGACACGGCGGTTTTCCATTGTTTATGAGAAAAGGATACCAAGCCACAATTAAGCCGGTCGGTTGGGGTCAGTTTTAGCGTTTTATGCGATCTCATAAGCCGCTTAAGCCGACTGAGTGAATCACGAGCAACACTCTTTGAGTGATTTTCGGTTATGAGTTCACGATACGTGTTGAATGCTGTAGTGGTGTCACCGAGCTCTTCATGGCAACGGGTTAAAGCGAAACTTGCTTCTCTTTCATAGCGTGGCTCCTCAACGAGTTCGACCAACAGAGACTTCGCGGACGCGTACGCCTTCTCTTCCAGATGGAGTTGTGCTAAAGCCCACTTTGCCTTCACGAGATAAAAACTCGTGGGATAATCCTTGACAAGCTGCGTATACCACTTTATCGCCCGTGTTCTGTTGTTCATGTCTTCGTAAAGTTGTGCTAAGCGATAGATGGCACAGTCTGCCAGTGGATAACTCACCGAAGCAACTCGCGCGTAATGCCCAACCGCCTTCGGGCGGTTGCGAAGTTTTTCATAGTTATAGCCGAGGGCATGATGAATCCGAAGTTTTTCTGACTCGGACAGGTCAGTTTGCAATAAAGCCTCAAGTTTCACAGTTGCTCTTTTGCGGTTCCCTTCATCAATTAAGGTAAAGGCTTCTTGCCACGCAGCACGCTGGTCTTCATCACCTGAAGCCGGTATCCCGATAGCGAAGCATCCATACGCCAACGCGAGCAAACCTAAAAAGGATTTTCGGATTATGATGGAATAGAACGCAGCTCCCGAACCTGATGTATTGTTGGGCTGAATTCGGTTGCTGCTAAAGAACTTTATATATTTCATTGCGTCTTTTTTGCGGGCCTCCTCATGTGAGTTCCTGTGGATTTACTTGAAATATGCATAGATTTTTCCGGATTCTTTTATCATAATTGAATTGTAACGTCTCTTAAAGGCAAAAAGCAACAAAAAAAATAAGTCGTAACATTCCATCTCACGAATACCAGAAATCACTTGCCAAATTGAAGACGTTACGCTATACTTAATAGCAGCTTAATCCATTAAAAGGAGCATCGTGATGGAAATTGTAGCACTTGGAAAAACAGGTTTAAATGTTTCACGACTTTCAATCGGAACAGGAT
The Candidatus Poribacteria bacterium genome window above contains:
- the nadB gene encoding L-aspartate oxidase, which gives rise to MENPKSAVNPERNSSWDTDVLIIGSGAAGLRAALAASEHTNVTLITKTTLTESNTHYAQGGIAVAMNLDDTIALHIKDTCAAGAGLCDAKAVEMMVSEGIPRVAELLDWGANFDWEGTLPRFTQEAAHSRRRIVHKGDATGRETTDVLIQRVLNTEKIHVLQNTFAIDLLTDAETPQEFQEAATCYGVTAIVDEHVTAIRAKSTILATGGLGRIYPCTSNPKVATGDGFAAAWRAGCEMVDMEFVQFHPTTLYLDGAPNFLISEAVRGEGGQLINIRGERFMERYHEKGELAPRDVVSRAIQIEMELTGFPCVYLDITHKPAEFIHERFPTISETTKHYGLDINIDLIPVRPGAHFMMGGIRTNTDTQTNLKGLYACGEVACTGVHGANRLASNSLLECLVYGARAGTNAAAFAASQPSHSPDVSHAGNTETSQTPDLDFIEVVKDAIRETLWENVSIERNGEGLRQTLAELKDLTTNLGNVPATPAPNDIALVEAVNMLNVALMITESALARTESRGAHYRADFPTQDDSDWHRRILIKNNNPPEVISLE
- a CDS encoding valine--tRNA ligase is translated as MANLPKIYAPHEIEGKWYQLWQKNGYFHAESTSDKPPYAIVIPPPNITGSLHIGHALDNTLQDCLIRWRRMQGYNALWMPGTDHAGIVTELIMERQLAEEGTSRTELGREKFIERMWQWKDESAGYIVSQLQKLGCSCDWERERFTLDEGLSKAVRTAFVKLYDQGLIYRDTYMANWCPHCNTVISNLEVEPIEIDGHFYHIRYPVKDSEIVLEIATTRPETMLGDTAVAVHSEDERYQHLIGKTALLPLCDREIPIIADAYVDTEFGTGALKVTPAHDTNDYEIGLRHNLKQLTIFTPDACINENAPEKYVGLSRWECRERVVEDLQNSGALVKIVPHRHAVGHHDRCGTVVEPAISPQWFMNVRPLAQRAIEATKKGEIQFIPERETTRFYHWMENIEPWPISRQRWWGHRLPIWDCNACGAVTAALETPQQCEACGASDFRQEEDVLDTWFSSGLWPFSTMGWPENTEELKTFYPTSVLVTGWDILFFWVARMIMLGLGCMNEVPFRTVYLHGLVADEKGQKMSKSKGNSIDPLETIETYGTDAFRFALVNTSTPIPYVPLPESQIEAGKRFANKIWNAARFILMNLEKHPVPAKMDDVAAESSSTYKQETLEIAWIQSRLSHTIAATTEAFEDFRFYEATQILYAFLWHEFCDWYLEFAKQRISQNQPEALWVAADVLEQTMRLLHPVMPFLTEEIWQQLPHGGGKNGSAEKGSITVAAWPEPIGEDPTAETTMATLMEVIERVRSIRGELNVPLGASVEVHIQSPNAETRERLEAYLAQYLPAFTRVADITIAESLSKPPASAEAVIGELAIYIPLADIIDLDAEHARLSKRHQQILKDVAAAQKTLDNPNFIQRAPERVVKQKEELLARLEVEKEKLARSLAMLTESEKEA
- the raiA gene encoding ribosome-associated translation inhibitor RaiA encodes the protein MKVTYSGHNLKITDDIHAYILNRADKIESRFNGMQELNVVLKSEKHRFDAEMIVTAPRVSFYAKSETHEILSALDTVTDKILSQIRRYRDRVKDRRNIAPHREVVARLNPEEVDASPEVEGIDTPVVVSTQDKFASKPLTLAEATTELEATNSGFLLFLNAETRQVNLIYEMETKGTYGWVEPLFT
- a CDS encoding tetratricopeptide repeat protein — protein: MKYIKFFSSNRIQPNNTSGSGAAFYSIIIRKSFLGLLALAYGCFAIGIPASGDEDQRAAWQEAFTLIDEGNRKRATVKLEALLQTDLSESEKLRIHHALGYNYEKLRNRPKAVGHYARVASVSYPLADCAIYRLAQLYEDMNNRTRAIKWYTQLVKDYPTSFYLVKAKWALAQLHLEEKAYASAKSLLVELVEEPRYEREASFALTRCHEELGDTTTAFNTYRELITENHSKSVARDSLSRLKRLMRSHKTLKLTPTDRLNCGLVSFSHKQWKTAVSDLELIPKTVDMNLRAHALYLIGRSYQGRKWYNTAIKKFNGVIALGDKNRYLTRATYQIAQCYRRKGHIRTAISKLESFVKSYAWSEWVDNALYDIAQLREKQGKLELALEAYARLIKVAPKSPYADVAAWRTGWQRFDERRYEESYNAFEGLKENFPGNRYAMGAHFWMAKIRERQNKPALARKLYKEVAEAKYWYYSARAKAILGVAMSELEPKAVQDAELPVRQASPEQVLLLMELRLYEDAITQLDEHINTTSLPERECFYNLVTCYEGLAMYDKARKVTERSLESPAFENATREDLEKLHQKLYPRYYAKTVEKYAKLYNVDTFLIAAMILEESRYNAAAVSWAGAIGLMQIMPPTGRELAQQLKIRRFRTSMLKQPDVNIQMGTKYIGYLNSLFNDNMMLVTGAYNGGPGRMKRWVASKNIADIDEFVEKITIRETRLHIKKVIDSYDHYIEIYKKASEPPAVNSVTGIVQKGL
- a CDS encoding PaaI family thioesterase; the protein is MGIENNDNCFVCGMKNPYGFQVKPEIKNGGEFVYIGCTPPEHLQGWANILHGGILSTLLDEAITHVGIGTFDQAAVTAQLEIRFRNPAPTRVKLHVNAERIKISKRLVEAKAEVTLSDGTLIATGRGKVMPVNESFAPKISVQ